A segment of the Mercurialis annua linkage group LG4, ddMerAnnu1.2, whole genome shotgun sequence genome:
CAAAAGGCAACCGGTTTTGGTAATTAACCGTAACCCACTGTGTTGCCCCGGGATGACAAGTACTTATAGCAACAATTGTAGGACTAATGTGCTTGACTGTGAAAACGACACAACCAGTGGTTGTTGGTGAGGAAGAGAAGGCAACTATCTGATAAGTTAATTCAAATCTCGGCAATTTGACCATTTCCTTGCTAAATGGATTAAAGAAGAACACGCGATGTGTTCTAGGTCTGTATTGCAACAACCATCCATCTTTAGTGTAACAAACTCGCGAGCCATACAGCTCCGGTAACTCAAGGGAATGCGTCTTGCGCTGCGCCGGGTCATAGAACTCGTATAAGTTACCATATTTTGGAAAATACATAAGCCATGGTGATTGATTTACCACTCTGACAGAAATCGCAGCAGCGTGCCATCTCTTGCAAACAACAGAAGCATGAATGTTATCCTCCAGTGTTAGATGGCAAAAGATCATTTCCAGAAGCTCCGTAGGCAGGTCGGACCAAGATTGAAGTTCCAAATTGTCTATATTATTGCTGGTTGTCACCCTTTTCGAATTCATCACCGATTTTGCCAACCTACAATAATTCCAAACCAACCTTAAATTATATGGAAAAAGGAAATTAACACTTTGAAATATCCTTAGGAAGTAGGAACCACACAAATTTCACTTCACTAaagatattcattttttttttaaatttcacttCACAAATTTCATACATTTTCCATAGCCTAATCTACAAGCTAGAAATATCTGAATTCACTCAAATCAACAGCTCATAATCCCAATACGAAATCGACATTCAATCGTGGactagaaaaaaaaacatacacAACAATTTCAAGCAAAACCCAATGCAAGATCAAACTATTCAAAATTTAATCCTAAAGTTTTAACATTTTAGAATCACCACAAATTTCTCATCTCCCACTCcaaaatataaacaattatttCCAGATCACAGTCATAAAGGCCAAACCCATCAGAATTCTGAATTGGATCCTCAATTACCACAATTCAGCTTCATTAAATCGTAAGAAAACCCGATTCATAAACCCAACAAATCCCCTAAAAAGTTCATCTCTTGAAACCCTAAGAAAAACTAAAATTCAATCATAACAACAAAtaacaaaagtaaaaaattaaaatttgtcaaTGTAAATTTAACAACTTAAAAAACCCACTTACGATTTGAGCTTCCTTCTCTTCCTTCCGGCCATTATTGGAGATAAAAAGAAGCAAAATTTAGTTGAACTTGCTAATAATTGGATAAAAAGAAGAGATTAGATAGACAAAAACAAAACGAAGAGTCACTTCTCTATA
Coding sequences within it:
- the LOC126679086 gene encoding F-box/kelch-repeat protein At1g57790-like; the protein is MAGRKRRKLKSLAKSVMNSKRVTTSNNIDNLELQSWSDLPTELLEMIFCHLTLEDNIHASVVCKRWHAAAISVRVVNQSPWLMYFPKYGNLYEFYDPAQRKTHSLELPELYGSRVCYTKDGWLLQYRPRTHRVFFFNPFSKEMVKLPRFELTYQIVAFSSSPTTTGCVVFTVKHISPTIVAISTCHPGATQWVTVNYQNRLPFVSSIWNKVIFCSGVFYCLSLTGWLGIFNPVERTWNVLVVPPPKCPENFFAKNWWKGKFMAENNGDILVIYTYFSENPIMFKLNRSNMIWDEMKSLDGVTLFASFLSSHSRINLPGIMRNSIYFSKVRFFGKRCISYSLDDSRYYPRKQCHDWGEQDPFENIWIEPPEDLSTFI